The following coding sequences are from one Musa acuminata AAA Group cultivar baxijiao chromosome BXJ2-4, Cavendish_Baxijiao_AAA, whole genome shotgun sequence window:
- the LOC103982298 gene encoding serine/threonine protein phosphatase 2A 55 kDa regulatory subunit B beta isoform isoform X1, with the protein MKGNGAEDLSPGLSQPLEWKFSQVFGERAAGEEVQEVDIISAIEFDKSGDHLATGDRGGRVVLFERIDVRSHGSRKDLEKQDYPTIRHPEFRYKTEFQSHEPEFDYLKSLEIEEKINKIKWCQTTNGALFLLSTNDKTIKYWKVQEKKVKKISEMNMDASKAVQNGSIASSSVTPRRCLPNGGCYEGHDSHSSNDLSFPPGGFPSLHLPVVVTCQETSLTARCRKIYAHAHDYHINSISNNSDGETFISADDLRINLWNLEISNQSFNIVDVKPANMEDLTEVITSAEFHPTHCNMLAYSSSKGSIRLIDLRQSALCDKHSKMFEEREAPGSRSFFTEIIASISDIRFAKDGRHILSRDYMTLKLWDINMESAPVATFQIHEYLRPKLCDLYENDSIFDKFDCCLSGDGLRVATGSYGNLFRVFGCIPGSNEAATLEASKNPTRRQVQTPSRPARSLSSFARVVRRGAESPGVDANGNSFDFTTKLLHLAWHPTENSIACAAMNSLYMYYA; encoded by the exons ATGAAGGGGAACGGCGCCGAGGACTTGTCCCCTGGACTGTCGCAGCCGCTTGAGTGGAAATTCTCGCAGGTGTTCGGGGAGAGGGCGGCGGGGGAGGAGGTCCAGGAAG TTGATATTATCTCAGCTATTGAATTTGATAAATCCGGAGACCATCTGGCCACTGGCGATCGAGGAGGGCGTGTTGTTCTATTTGAAAGGATTGATGTTAGGAGT CATGGCTCCCGAAAAGACCTGGAGAAGCAAGATTATCCAACTATTAGACACCCTGAGTTTCGCTACAAAACAGAGTTTCAAAGCCATGAACCTGAG TTTGACTATCTTAAAAGCTTGGAGATAGAGGAGAAGATTAATAAGATTAAATGGTGCCAAACAACCAATGGTGCACTCTTTCTTCTTTCTACTAATGACAAGACAATCAAGTACTGGAAG GTCCAAGAAAAAAAAGTCAAGAAGATTTCTGAGATGAACATGGATGCTTCAAAAGCCGTACAAAACGGCAGTATTGCTAGTTCAAGTGTGACTCCTAGAAGATGTCTTCCAAATGGTGGATGTTATGAAGGGCACGACAGTCACTCAAGCAATGACTTGTCCTTCCCCCCTGGAGGGTTTCCATCACTGCATCTGCCTGTGGTA GTGACGTGCCAGGAGACGAGTCTCACTGCTAGATGCCGGAAGATATATGCCCATGCTCATGATTACCATATAAATTCCATCTCAAATAACAG TGATGGTGAGACATTTATATCAGCTGATGATCTGCGAATAAACCTTTGGAATTTGGAAATCAGCAATCAAAGCTTTAATATTGTTGATGTGAAGCCTGCAAATATGGAGGATCTAACTG AGGTGATAACGTCTGCTGAATTCCATCCAACCCATTGTAACATGCTAGCATATAGTAGCTCAAAGGGCTCAATCCGGCTTATTGACTTGCGGCAGTCAGCATTATGTGATAAACATTCTAAGAT GTTTGAGGAACGGGAGGCTCCTGGTTCAAGATCTTTTTTCACAGAGATCATTGCCTCAATTTCGGATATTAGATTTGCAAAGGACGGAAGACACATCCTTAGCCGTGATTACATGACTCTTAAG CTATGGGACATAAACATGGAGTCTGCTCCTGTAGCAACTTTTCAGATTCACGAGTATTTAAGGCCTAAG CTATGTGATCTGTATGAGAATGATTCgatctttgacaaatttgattGCTGCCTAAGTGGCGATGGGTTACGTGTGGCAACTGGTTCTTATGg CAATCTTTTCCGTGTTTTCGGCTGTATTCCTGGAAGCAACGAAGCAGCAACTTTGGAGGCCAGTAAAAATCCAACAAG GCGACAAGTGCAAACCCCCTCAAGGCCGGCAAGATCTTTGAGCAGCTTTGCACGTGTTGTCAGACGAG GAGCAGAAAGCCCAGGAGTCGATGCCAATGGAAATTCATTTGATTTCACAACAAAGCTACTCCATTTAGCATGGCACCCGACAGAAAATTCAATAGCCTGTGCTGCTATGAACAGTTTGTACATGTACTATGCCTGA
- the LOC135611260 gene encoding 1-aminocyclopropane-1-carboxylate synthase 7-like isoform X1, translating into MGIDVQCQQDHSCVPLSEVATSNTHGEDSPYFAGWKAYDEDPYDAASNPAGVIQMGLAENQVSFDLLEKYLDQHPGASGWGCGISGFRENALFQDYHGLQTFRQEMATFMEQIREGRAKFDPERIVLTAGATAANELLTFILADPGDCLLIPTPYYPGFDRDLRWRTGVRIIPVHCSSSNGFQVTLQALEDAYVKTEGMKIRVRGLLLTNPSNPLGTAIARHVLEEVLDFVTQKDIHLISDEIYSGSVFSSDEFVSVAEIVEARGYKDCDRVHIVYSLSKDLGLPGFRVGAIYSYNDRVVTAARRMSSFTLVSSQTQRMLASMLADRGFTENYLKTNRERLKNRRDFITEGLKNAGIECLPGNAGLFCWMNLAPLLEEPTREGELRLWSLIVHEAKLNISPGSSCHCSEAGWFRVCFANMSQQTLEVALRRIKDFMKNMKAKQEK; encoded by the exons TCCTGTGTGCCACTCTCAGAAGTGGCAACTTCCAACACCCACGGGGAGGACTCCCCCTACTTTGCTGGGTGGAAAGCTTATGATGAAGACCCTTATGATGCTGCAAGCAACCCTGCAGGGGTCATTCAGATGGGTTTGGCAGAGAACCAA GTTTCATTTGATCTACTGGAGAAGTATTTAGACCAGCACCCGGGAGCATCCGGCTGGGGATGTGGTATCTCCGGCTTCAGAGAAAACGCTTTGTTTCAAGATTACCATGGTCTACAAACCTTTAGACAG GAAATGGCAACTTTTATGGAACAGATAAGAGAAGGCAGGGCAAAGTTTGATCCCGAACGCATCGTCCTCACCGCAGGTGCAACCGCCGCAAACGAGCTACTCACCTTCATCTTAGCAGATCCCGGAGATTGTTTGCTGATCCCAACACCTTATTATCCTGG GTTTGACAGAGATCTAAGATGGAGAACTGGTGTTCGTATCATTCCGGTCCACTGTAGCAGCTCAAATGGATTCCAAGTAACTCTCCAGGCCTTAGAAGATGCATACGTGAAAACAGAAGGCATGAAGATTAGAGTCAGAGGACTTCTCCTCACAAACCCATCGAACCCGTTGGGCACCGCGATCGCAAGGCATGTACTCGAGGAGGTATTAGACTTTGTGACGCAGAAGGACATCCACTTGATCTCAGACGAGATCTACTCAGGCTCCGTGTTCTCCTCCGATGAGTTCGTCAGCGTCGCGGAGATTGTCGAAGCTCGCGGCTACAAAGATTGTGACAGAGTCCACATCGTGTATAGCCTCTCCAAGGATCTTGGCCTGCCTGGATTTAGAGTGGGAGCAATTTACTCGTACAACGATAGAGTGGTGACGGCTGCTAGGAGGATGTCCAGCTTCACATTAGTCTCGTCTCAGACTCAGAGGATGTTGGCTTCGATGCTGGCTGATAGAGGGTTCACCGAGAACTACCTGAAGACAAATAGAGAAAGGCTCAAGAATAGGCGTGATTTCATCACCGAAGGTCTCAAGAATGCCGGGATCGAGTGCTTGCCAGGGAATGCTGGGCTCTTCTGCTGGATGAATCTGGCACCATTACTCGAAGAGCCCACCAGGGAAGGAGAGCTGAGACTTTGGAGCTTGATAGTGCACGAGGCGAAGCTTAACATATCCCCAGGCTCTTCCTGCCACTGTTCGGAAGCAGGCTGGTTTAGGGTATGCTTTGCTAATATGAGCCAGCAAACACTGGAAGTTGCACTGAGGAGAATAAAGGACTTCATGAAGAACATGAAGGCAAAACAAGAGAAATAA
- the LOC103983325 gene encoding putative CCR4-associated factor 1 homolog 8, translating into MAVTVVTENIASQLDLLVDLRRSFRYAAIDTEFPGFIRPTPPYASEEDRYADVKYNVDNMKLIQLGITLFDENGSTPWQGCCWQFNFSDFDPSVHPSSPKSLELLRRSGHDLEGNRRNGINGDKWSNVLRNKLFDRRYGSVYVTFHGLYDVAYVIKLITGGAPLPPTLREFITAARRVFGALYDIKYIAKYCDGLSGREFGLTRLAQELVVEQDGNPHQAAYDSLSISRVFNEMNRRYNIGGNERFVSVLYGLENSCTESKKRYQRGTMVYHPDYVGQYGFQAHSGIPPLPPTPMFVFLPQVGPPLHQAHGVPSSPESQQQQSTLSCHGYVSGMGNVKVRR; encoded by the coding sequence ATGGCAGTGACGGTCGTCACCGAAAACATCGCCTCCCAGCTCGATCTTCTGGTCGATCTCCGTCGATCTTTTCGTTATGCTGCCATAGATACAGAATTCCCTGGATTCATCCGGCCGACGCCTCCCTATGCTTCCGAGGAAGATCGGTATGCCGACGTCAAATACAACGTCGACAACATGAAGCTGATACAGCTCGGAATCACGTTATTCGATGAGAACGGCAGCACTCCATGGCAGGGCTGCTGCTGGCAGTTCAACTTCTCTGATTTCGATCCCTCGGTGCATCCTTCGTCGCCTAAGTCGCTCGAGCTGTTGCGCCGGAGCGGCCACGACCTCGAGGGAAACCGGCGAAACGGGATCAATGGCGACAAGTGGAGCAATGTTTTGCGCAACAAGCTCTTTGATAGACGCTACGGCTCCGTTTATGTCACCTTCCATGGCCTCTACGATGTGGCCTACGTGATCAAGCTGATCACCGGAGGAGCGCCGCTGCCTCCTACGTTGAGGGAGTTTATAACTGCAGCGAGGCGAGTTTTCGGTGCATTATACGACATCAAGTATATAGCAAAGTATTGCGATGGATTAAGCGGAAGAGAATTTGGCCTGACGAGGCTTGCACAAGAACTGGTAGTGGAACAAGATGGGAACCCTCATCAAGCGGCATACGACAGTCTATCAATTAGCAGAGTGTTCAACGAGATGAATCGGAGGTATAACATCGGAGGGAACGAGAGGTTCGTCTCTGTTCTTTATGGCTTAGAGAACAGTTGCACGGAGAGCAAGAAGAGGTATCAAAGAGGTACCATGGTCTATCATCCAGACTACGTTGGGCAGTACGGGTTCCAAGCTCACAGTGGAATCCCTCCCCTCCCCCCCACCCCGATGTTTGTGTTCCTACCTCAAGTCGGCCCGCCGTTGCATCAAGCTCATGGGGTTCCGAGTTCACCGGAGTCCCAACAACAGCAAAGCACCCTTTCATGCCACGGCTACGTTTCCGGGATGGGGAACGTGAAAGTTAGGCGTTAA
- the LOC135608845 gene encoding putative CCR4-associated factor 1 homolog 8, whose translation MAHHPIIRRRVSENNLREELDRLVKFRRTFRYIAIDTEFTGVVNSAPSDASEEGLYSIVKESVDNMKLLQLGITLFDYNGNTPGLCWEFNFSDISPLPSNVSIDLLRRSGHDFERNVREGISGDMCGNLLRQNLFNGDDESVYVTFHGLYDFAYVIKLITGGAPMPDNLGQFIASVRKTFGHFYDLKYIGEQLSSRTFGLMSLARELGVEAYGIHHQAAHDSVTIGRAFIEMERMCHVEGDERFVSVLNGFSNSCMDRDGENANANYGHHRFQAPRAYYGHHGYQAPHAYYGHHRYQAPRAIPPTMLALQPHAGLPFRVHDGCFPVLPFQAYGVPNLLPLHQAHGVPSSSESQHQQSTLSCHINGLRFRDGVRES comes from the coding sequence ATGGCGCATCACCCAATCATCCGACGCAGGGTCTCGGAGAATAACCTCCGGGAGGAGCTCGATCGTCTCGTCAAGTTTCGTCGAACTTTTCGCTACATCGCCATAGATACGGAGTTCACGGGCGTCGTCAATTCCGCTCCTTCCGATGCTTCCGAGGAAGGTCTATATAGCATCGTCAAAGAAAGCGTCGACAATATGAAGCTGTTACAGCTCGGAATCACCTTGTTCGACTATAACGGCAATACTCCGGGCTTGTGCTGGGAGTTCAACTTCTCCGATATCTCGCCTCTTCCGTCGAATGTCTCCATCGACTTGTTGCGCCGAAGCGGCCACGATTTCGAACGAAACGTGCGAGAGGGGATCAGTGGCGACATGTGCGGCAATCTTCTACGCCAAAATCTCTTCAACGGAGACGACGAGTCCGTTTACGTCACCTTCCATGGCCTGTACGATTTTGCCTACGTGATCAAGCTGATTACTGGAGGAGCGCCGATGCCTGATAACTTGGGACAGTTTATAGCTTCGGTGAGGAAAACGTTTGGCCATTTCTACGATCTCAAGTACATAGGAGAGCAATTAAGCAGCAGAACTTTTGGTTTAATGAGCCTTGCAAGAGAACTAGGAGTAGAAGCATATGGGATCCATCATCAAGCAGCACACGATAGTGTAACGATTGGCAGAGCGTTCATCGAGATGGAGCGGATGTGTCACGTCGAAGGGGACGAAAGGTTCGTCTCCGTCCTCAATGGCTTCAGTAACAGTTGCATGGACCGCGACGGGGAGAATGCGAATGCTAACTATGGTCACCACCGGTTCCAAGCTCCTCGCGCTTACTATGGTCACCACGGGTACCAAGCGCCTCACGCTTACTATGGTCACCACCGGTACCAAGCTCCTCGCGCTATTCCTCCAACGATGCTTGCATTGCAACCTCATGCCGGCCTCCCGTTTCGAGTTCATGATGGTTGTTTCCCGGTGCTGCCATTTCAAGCTTATGGGGTGCCCAACTTATTGCCGTTGCATCAAGCTCATGGGGTCCCGAGTTCATCGGAGTCCCAACATCAGCAAAGCACCCTTTCATGCCACATCAATGGATTACGTTTCCGGGATGGGGTACGTGAAAGTTAG
- the LOC135611260 gene encoding 1-aminocyclopropane-1-carboxylate synthase 7-like isoform X2, with amino-acid sequence MGLAENQVSFDLLEKYLDQHPGASGWGCGISGFRENALFQDYHGLQTFRQEMATFMEQIREGRAKFDPERIVLTAGATAANELLTFILADPGDCLLIPTPYYPGFDRDLRWRTGVRIIPVHCSSSNGFQVTLQALEDAYVKTEGMKIRVRGLLLTNPSNPLGTAIARHVLEEVLDFVTQKDIHLISDEIYSGSVFSSDEFVSVAEIVEARGYKDCDRVHIVYSLSKDLGLPGFRVGAIYSYNDRVVTAARRMSSFTLVSSQTQRMLASMLADRGFTENYLKTNRERLKNRRDFITEGLKNAGIECLPGNAGLFCWMNLAPLLEEPTREGELRLWSLIVHEAKLNISPGSSCHCSEAGWFRVCFANMSQQTLEVALRRIKDFMKNMKAKQEK; translated from the exons ATGGGTTTGGCAGAGAACCAA GTTTCATTTGATCTACTGGAGAAGTATTTAGACCAGCACCCGGGAGCATCCGGCTGGGGATGTGGTATCTCCGGCTTCAGAGAAAACGCTTTGTTTCAAGATTACCATGGTCTACAAACCTTTAGACAG GAAATGGCAACTTTTATGGAACAGATAAGAGAAGGCAGGGCAAAGTTTGATCCCGAACGCATCGTCCTCACCGCAGGTGCAACCGCCGCAAACGAGCTACTCACCTTCATCTTAGCAGATCCCGGAGATTGTTTGCTGATCCCAACACCTTATTATCCTGG GTTTGACAGAGATCTAAGATGGAGAACTGGTGTTCGTATCATTCCGGTCCACTGTAGCAGCTCAAATGGATTCCAAGTAACTCTCCAGGCCTTAGAAGATGCATACGTGAAAACAGAAGGCATGAAGATTAGAGTCAGAGGACTTCTCCTCACAAACCCATCGAACCCGTTGGGCACCGCGATCGCAAGGCATGTACTCGAGGAGGTATTAGACTTTGTGACGCAGAAGGACATCCACTTGATCTCAGACGAGATCTACTCAGGCTCCGTGTTCTCCTCCGATGAGTTCGTCAGCGTCGCGGAGATTGTCGAAGCTCGCGGCTACAAAGATTGTGACAGAGTCCACATCGTGTATAGCCTCTCCAAGGATCTTGGCCTGCCTGGATTTAGAGTGGGAGCAATTTACTCGTACAACGATAGAGTGGTGACGGCTGCTAGGAGGATGTCCAGCTTCACATTAGTCTCGTCTCAGACTCAGAGGATGTTGGCTTCGATGCTGGCTGATAGAGGGTTCACCGAGAACTACCTGAAGACAAATAGAGAAAGGCTCAAGAATAGGCGTGATTTCATCACCGAAGGTCTCAAGAATGCCGGGATCGAGTGCTTGCCAGGGAATGCTGGGCTCTTCTGCTGGATGAATCTGGCACCATTACTCGAAGAGCCCACCAGGGAAGGAGAGCTGAGACTTTGGAGCTTGATAGTGCACGAGGCGAAGCTTAACATATCCCCAGGCTCTTCCTGCCACTGTTCGGAAGCAGGCTGGTTTAGGGTATGCTTTGCTAATATGAGCCAGCAAACACTGGAAGTTGCACTGAGGAGAATAAAGGACTTCATGAAGAACATGAAGGCAAAACAAGAGAAATAA
- the LOC103982298 gene encoding serine/threonine protein phosphatase 2A 55 kDa regulatory subunit B beta isoform isoform X2, producing MKGNGAEDLSPGLSQPLEWKFSQVFGERAAGEEVQEVDIISAIEFDKSGDHLATGDRGGRVVLFERIDVRSHGSRKDLEKQDYPTIRHPEFRYKTEFQSHEPEFDYLKSLEIEEKINKIKWCQTTNGALFLLSTNDKTIKYWKVQEKKVKKISEMNMDASKAVQNGSIASSSVTPRRCLPNGGCYEGHDSHSSNDLSFPPGGFPSLHLPVVTCQETSLTARCRKIYAHAHDYHINSISNNSDGETFISADDLRINLWNLEISNQSFNIVDVKPANMEDLTEVITSAEFHPTHCNMLAYSSSKGSIRLIDLRQSALCDKHSKMFEEREAPGSRSFFTEIIASISDIRFAKDGRHILSRDYMTLKLWDINMESAPVATFQIHEYLRPKLCDLYENDSIFDKFDCCLSGDGLRVATGSYGNLFRVFGCIPGSNEAATLEASKNPTRRQVQTPSRPARSLSSFARVVRRGAESPGVDANGNSFDFTTKLLHLAWHPTENSIACAAMNSLYMYYA from the exons ATGAAGGGGAACGGCGCCGAGGACTTGTCCCCTGGACTGTCGCAGCCGCTTGAGTGGAAATTCTCGCAGGTGTTCGGGGAGAGGGCGGCGGGGGAGGAGGTCCAGGAAG TTGATATTATCTCAGCTATTGAATTTGATAAATCCGGAGACCATCTGGCCACTGGCGATCGAGGAGGGCGTGTTGTTCTATTTGAAAGGATTGATGTTAGGAGT CATGGCTCCCGAAAAGACCTGGAGAAGCAAGATTATCCAACTATTAGACACCCTGAGTTTCGCTACAAAACAGAGTTTCAAAGCCATGAACCTGAG TTTGACTATCTTAAAAGCTTGGAGATAGAGGAGAAGATTAATAAGATTAAATGGTGCCAAACAACCAATGGTGCACTCTTTCTTCTTTCTACTAATGACAAGACAATCAAGTACTGGAAG GTCCAAGAAAAAAAAGTCAAGAAGATTTCTGAGATGAACATGGATGCTTCAAAAGCCGTACAAAACGGCAGTATTGCTAGTTCAAGTGTGACTCCTAGAAGATGTCTTCCAAATGGTGGATGTTATGAAGGGCACGACAGTCACTCAAGCAATGACTTGTCCTTCCCCCCTGGAGGGTTTCCATCACTGCATCTGCCTGTG GTGACGTGCCAGGAGACGAGTCTCACTGCTAGATGCCGGAAGATATATGCCCATGCTCATGATTACCATATAAATTCCATCTCAAATAACAG TGATGGTGAGACATTTATATCAGCTGATGATCTGCGAATAAACCTTTGGAATTTGGAAATCAGCAATCAAAGCTTTAATATTGTTGATGTGAAGCCTGCAAATATGGAGGATCTAACTG AGGTGATAACGTCTGCTGAATTCCATCCAACCCATTGTAACATGCTAGCATATAGTAGCTCAAAGGGCTCAATCCGGCTTATTGACTTGCGGCAGTCAGCATTATGTGATAAACATTCTAAGAT GTTTGAGGAACGGGAGGCTCCTGGTTCAAGATCTTTTTTCACAGAGATCATTGCCTCAATTTCGGATATTAGATTTGCAAAGGACGGAAGACACATCCTTAGCCGTGATTACATGACTCTTAAG CTATGGGACATAAACATGGAGTCTGCTCCTGTAGCAACTTTTCAGATTCACGAGTATTTAAGGCCTAAG CTATGTGATCTGTATGAGAATGATTCgatctttgacaaatttgattGCTGCCTAAGTGGCGATGGGTTACGTGTGGCAACTGGTTCTTATGg CAATCTTTTCCGTGTTTTCGGCTGTATTCCTGGAAGCAACGAAGCAGCAACTTTGGAGGCCAGTAAAAATCCAACAAG GCGACAAGTGCAAACCCCCTCAAGGCCGGCAAGATCTTTGAGCAGCTTTGCACGTGTTGTCAGACGAG GAGCAGAAAGCCCAGGAGTCGATGCCAATGGAAATTCATTTGATTTCACAACAAAGCTACTCCATTTAGCATGGCACCCGACAGAAAATTCAATAGCCTGTGCTGCTATGAACAGTTTGTACATGTACTATGCCTGA
- the LOC135609273 gene encoding glutamate receptor 2.7-like yields MEIAAQHFNSSSSPIFLGVSELNSSDPFEVITRAKDLISWGADAIIGIGTWPDVATILSLAATPTWSSTMPFVVQMSYPATGEMRCLAAIIRSFNWRRVIVIYEKDIYGSSSGVLDLFSDALRDSGSQIDYHIAFPPLRTVSNATDMIRRTLTGIPRHLSKVFVLIRSSLELTVELFEQANDMGMMAKDHVWLVNDDVTALLDSTLTPSFISSYMQGVIGISTYFNTTTSSYHNFSSDFRRRFKQEYELKGEHLFEPGRHAVGAYDAVHAIANASAAIATKAETGSVTTLQGNLSTNFTGLSGFIEFTRDGLLPEWRSHSTFRVLNVVGKSYKDLGFWSEGHGFFEDEADIRLDVLRPVFWPGDTDKIPGGWGTLKIGIPNATSFDQFVKVEYDKDGKLQPTGFCMDVFREILKHLNYDLIYEFEAFNGSYDDLVNKVPSQEVDAVVGDITILAKRAVNATFTEPFLSSGLSMLVPVKPNHTPWVLTKPFTKEVWFLILATLVYTAGVVWYLERESNPEFHGTPWVQLQATLWLILSSIFFAHERVYSYYAKTVVIVWLVVVLILTTSFTANLSSILIIEKLEPVPPGSRVGCDGDSFVPKYLQQVLHYNKSRIETIGQPEEYVKAFKSGNITAAYLETPYLRVFLSQHQDFSVIGETHRLGGFGFVFPEHSLLADDFSEVILQLEENGTLKELENKWFTITLSNSPPLDDKRESDSLSLDCFWALFLFTGCTSTIVLLLNGTGTSVAVLRRSFMVLWRSTRNLSPREGLELPKVVQISSHQEDNHHANTIDIV; encoded by the exons ATGGAGATCGCAGCCCAACATTTCAACTCCTCTTCTTCGCCAATTTTTCTGGGTGTCAGCGAATTAAACAGCAGCGATCCCTTCGAAGTGATCACAAGAG CTAAAGATCTCATTAGCTGGGGAGCGGATGCAATCATCGGCATCGGAACATGGCCCGACGTCGCAACGATACTATCTCTTGCCGCAACACCAACCTGGTCATCGACCATGCCGTTCGTGGTTCAGATGTCGTATCCAGCCACTGGCGAGATGCGCTGTCTTGCTGCCATCATAAGATCGTTTAACTGGAGGCGAGTCATCGTCATCTACGAAAAAGATATATATGGCAGTTCCTCCGGAGTCCTCGATCTCTTTTCCGATGCTCTTCGAGACAGTGGTTCACAGATCGACTACCATATAGCCTTCCCACCATTGCGCACAGTCTCTAACGCAACCGATATGATCCGCCGAACGTTGACGGGCATTCCGCGACACCTATCGAAGGTGTTCGTCCTCATCCGATCCTCACTAGAGCTGACCGTGGAATTGTTCGAGCAGGCAAACGATATGGGAATGATGGCCAAGGATCATGTATGGCTCGTGAATGACGACGTCACCGCCCTCCTCGACTCCACTCTCACCCCTTCCTTCATCTCTTCCTACATGCAAGGCGTGATCGGAATCAGCACCTACTTCAACACCACCACCAGCTCCTACCACAACTTCTCTTCTGATTTCCGGCGACGATTCAAGCAAGAGTACGAGCTCAAAGGGGAGCATCTTTTCGAACCAGGGAGGCATGCAGTCGGAGCATATGATGCAGTGCACGCTATCGCCAACGCATCAGCAGCAATAGCAACTAAGGCTGAGACCGGAAGTGTCACAACGTTACAAGGTAACCTCTCGACCAACTTTACTGGTTTGAGCGGCTTTATAGAATTCACAAGAGATGGGCTTTTACCTGAGTGGCGAAGCCACTCGACCTTTCGTGTGCTAAACGTAGTAGGGAAGAGTTACAAGGACCTAGGGTTTTGGTCAGAAGGACATGGTTTCTTTGAGGACGAAGCAGACATAAGGCTAGACGTCTTGCGTCCAGTTTTCTGGCCGGGAGACACAGACAAGATCCCAGGAGGATGGGGAACGTTGAAGATTGGAATACCTAATGCCACATCCTTCGATCAATTCGTTAAGGTGGAGTATGACAAAGATGGGAAGCTGCAGCCTACTGGATTCTGCATGGATGTCTTCCGGGAGATTCTGAAACACCTCaactatgatctaatctatgagtTCGAAGCTTTCAATGGCTCCTATGATGATCTCGTTAATAAGGTCCCTTCCCAG GAAGTGGATGCTGTGGTGGGGGACATCACAATCCTAGCAAAGCGGGCAGTGAATGCTACGTTTACTGAGCCCTTCCTCTCATCCGGCCTTTCCATGTTGGTCCCTGTGAAGCCTAACCACACGCCATGGGTGCTCACGAAGCCATTCACCAAGGAGGTGTGGTTTCTGATCCTTGCCACCCTCGTCTACACCGCGGGCGTCGTCTGGTACCTGGAGCGCGAGAGCAACCCCGAGTTCCACGGCACTCCGTGGGTGCAGCTCCAAGCTACGCTTTGGTTAATCCTCTCCAGCATCTTCTTCGCCCACG AGAGGGTTTATAGCTATTACGCGAAAACAGTGGTTATAGTTTGGCTTGTCGTGGTGTTGATCTTGACGACCAGCTTCACGGCCAACCTCAGCTCCATTTTAATCATTGAGAAGCTGGAACCGGTGCCACCAGGCAGTAGGGTTGGCTGTGATGGAGACTCGTTCGTTCCCAAGTACCTTCAGCAAGTGTTGCACTATAACAAGAGCAGAATTGAGACGATTGGCCAACCAGAAGAATACGTCAAAGCCTTCAAGAGTGGGAACATCACGGCGGCCTACCTCGAGACGCCGTATCTCAGGGTCTTCCTCTCCCagcatcaagatttcagtgtcatTGGGGAGACACACAGGCTCGGAGGCTTCGGCTTT GTGTTCCCTGAACATTCTCTTCTGGCGGACGACTTCTCCGAAGTCATACTACAACTAGAAGAGAACGGGACACTGAAAGAGCTGGAAAACAAATGGTTCACCATTACCTTGTCCAACTCCCCCCCACTGGACGACAAGAGGGAGAGTGACAGCCTCAGCCTGGACTGCTTCTGGGCACTTTTCCTCTTCACGGGCTGCACCTCCACCATCGTCTTGCTTCTGAACGGGACCGGCACATCGGTAGCAGTCCTGCGCCGCAGCTTTATGGTGCTTTGGCGTTCCACCAGAAATCTCAGTCCAAGAGAAGGTTTAGAGCTTCCCAAGGTGGTGCAGATATCTTCACACCAAGAAGATAATCATCATGCAAACACCATTGATATCGTTTAA